From a region of the Podospora pseudopauciseta strain CBS 411.78 chromosome 7 map unlocalized CBS411.78m_7, whole genome shotgun sequence genome:
- a CDS encoding uncharacterized protein (CAZy:AA7; EggNog:ENOG503NXRX; COG:C) translates to MWSSSLAILASVLLSSFTAAAYTAIPSDILSELTPRLSPTAKILLPSSSLWPSASKRWNELSRPSYSAIIQVAEERDIAESVKYANQHQIPFFAFSQTHGSDYGLGRFHGIGISLSSLNRKIDLDKSGKWATIGGGMKSKDVLDYLWKRGKQTGTGGCGCVGAVSPALGGGHNWFQGQYGLMADQVLELRVVLADGEVVVVNDKKHKELFWGMRGAGHNFGIVSEMKYRVYDVKEPKWSIETFTFKSERLEEVYKYANKKLDGKGDPRLLMWGTWFLNPAVDAEKPIVQFQWIYNGPFSELKKLSKDTHDLKPDAYSSAEVDYPELSPSLGYAADQYACQTDGQGNRMLRGIDVDQYDVKSLRKWYDAFAATLMTEPAFQTSFCILEGYSTQAVQAVPDKSTAFALRGERLLFAPAIFWQKGNATLDEKAKKWSREMYLAASGSSKKKTYVNYAHGDEPVQALYGYEPWRLKKLKQLKKKYDPLGHFAFFNPVNPIGKRHGDI, encoded by the exons ATGTGGTCGTCCTCGCTCGCCATTCTAGCCTCCGTGCTGCTCTCTTCTTTCACCGCGGCAGCCTACACTGCCATCCCATCGGACATCCTCTCCGAACTAACACCCAGGCTCTCTCCGACTGCCAAGATCTTGCTGCCTTCGTCGTCTCTTTGGCCGAGCGCATCAAAGCGTTGGAATGAACTCTCCCGCCCGAGTTATTCCGCCATCATCCAAGTCGCCGAGGAACGCGACATCGCCGAATCGGTAAAGTACGCGAACCAGCACCAAATCCccttctttgccttctccCAAACCCACGGTTCGGATTATGGCCTGGGACGTTTCCACGGAATTGGCATCTCCCTATCGTCCCTCAATCGCAAGATCGACCTCGATAAGTCGGGCAAATGGGCGACGATCGGAGGGGGGATGAAGTCAAAAGATGTTCTTGACTACCTTTGGAAGAGGGGCAAACAGACTGGCACTGGTGGCTGTGGATGCGTCGGTGCGGTCAGCCCTGCGCTCGGCGGAGGCCATAACTGGTTTCAAGGCCAGTATGGCCTGATGGCCGATCAAGTGCTGGAGTTGAGGGTCGTCCttgcggatggggaggtggtggttgtgaatGACAAAAAACACAAAGAGCTGTTctgggggatgaggggcGCTGGTCACAACTTTGGCATTGTGAGTGAAATGAAGTACAGGGTTTATGATGTCAAGGAGCCGAAATGGAGCATCGAGACTTTCACGTTCAAGAgtgagaggttggaggaggtatACAAGTACGCAAACAAGAAGcttgatgggaagggggatcCGAGGTTGCTGATGTGGGGGACTTGGTTCTTGAACCCGGCCGTGGACGCAGAGAAG CCGATAGTGCAGTTCCAGTGGATCTACAACGGCCCTTTTTCCGAGCTCAAAAAGCTTTCCAAGGACACTCACGACCTCAAGCCGGATGCATACTCCTCTGCGGAAGTTGATTACCCCGAGCTAAGCCCGAGCTTGGGATACGCGGCTGACCAGTATGCATGCCAAACCGACGGACAAGGAAACCGTATGTTGAGAGGGATAGATGTGGACCAGTATGATGTGAAATCCCTGCGGAAGTGGTATGATGCGTTCGCCGCCACACTCATGACAGAGCCCGCCTTTCAAACCAGCTTCTGTATCCTGGAGGGATACTCTACACAAGCTGTCCAGGCTGTTCCTGACAAGAGTACGGCATTTGCTCTTCGAGGGGAGAGATTGCTTTT TGCACCGGCGATATTCTGGCAAAAGGGCAATGCCACCCTTGACGAAAAGGCCAAGAAATGGTCCCGAGAGATGTACTTGGCGGCATCCGGCTcgagcaaaaagaagacTTACGTCAACTATGCCCATGGTGATGAGCCTGTTCAGGCTCTTTACGG ATATGAGCCTTggaggctgaagaagctcaagcagCTCAAGAAAAAGTACGATCCTCTTGGACACTTTGCATTTTTTAATCCTGTGAATCCTATCGGGAAAAGGCATGGTGATATATAA
- a CDS encoding uncharacterized protein (COG:I; EggNog:ENOG503P2JM) has translation MSQWFDTWDIANLHQKEELQIEGLKESVASIRLLVNREVASLGGQREKVVLAGLSQGGATAVHTVLNVAKGLGGLMVFSGRMPFSGRTLAKMRSILDLAEVPEDDNAVRTTPVLVQHCTNDPLSRVQNGREVRNSLSSFDAQVEWREYPTDAAAWLRARVFNEN, from the exons ATGTCGCAATGGTTTGACACCTGGGACATTGCCAATTTACACCAAAAGGAAGAACTCCAAATCGAGGGCCTGAAGGAAAGCGTCGCAAGTATCCGATTGCTTGTGAACAGGGAGGTGGCCAGCTTGGGTGGACAGCGAGAGAAAGTCGTCCTTGCAGGGCTGAGTCAGGGCGGCGCGACGGCTGTGCATACAGTTCTCAACGTAGCCAAAGGCCTTGGGGGTCTCATGGTCTTCAGTGGGAGGATGCCCTTTTCCGGCAGAACATTAGCCAAAATGAGATCGATATTGGATCTGGCCGAGGTCCCTGAGGACGACAACGCAGTGCGGACGACACCCGTGCTGGTGCAACACTGCACCAACGACCCTCTTTCTAGGGTCCAGAATGGACGGGAGGTCCGGAACAGCCTCTCAAGCTTCGATGCTCAGGTGGAATGGCGGGAGTACCCGACTG ACGCTGCCGCCTGGCTACGTGCCCGGGTGTTCAATGAGAATTGA
- a CDS encoding uncharacterized protein (COG:S; EggNog:ENOG503NZKH), whose translation MVNEHLTVDPDEDNVPLMKSPVVRVKSFPKESPSPADGQGGNPNLESLGWRESDDDHPEFEKHAEATNIEVFYDLFFAAILCVFAEVQDVTNLQQLNSFIAYFVLLWLGNWALLGLFDVRFITDSIFERSIRAVHFGVMVGFAVVAPTWSLYENKSQTYRTLSLILMASRLAMASQYGSIMWHIRRFKKTRLPMGMMVALNLVSAIIYLGVAFAFKDGTDSKLYAIWFIMIGLETLITIVLSLKFQVLSFSGTHVVSRMSLLSYIFMGEGIITVLSAVTKVVINHNSWTSATIGNVAAGISNLYLIYMIYFDWRRNLRMPLYKELLWSFLHFPFHLFLKLFILGSSQFVIWWKVIETYLSTNKMFMTALKAGDDPGFNVTTSWFVSTINGTLNEVFQLYRPKYDVTPQSISDGLALLMEIPDDFWATVHDVPEEEFLNNETVSHIINALAELLTAMQNSLFATFNVNGYSAFEGSDEVFKNAAELEERVWELNWGKFKLVFTYAYVAAGLTLITMNLLYIVSRNGGWTPFNYVRKGLNFLIGVGLCLVTLITLNTEQVLQLWGTPWPLPILVITLFVVLILNHLPQPPPIFFNGANTKRLGGDKRKKQKTGWGVVRQMGFRTGAAPAEKDTGCEFIMNGLNMKLELTSVDV comes from the exons ATGGTAAACGAACACCTCACAGTCGATCCGGACGAGGACAACGTGCCTCTGATGAAGAGCCCTGTTGTCCGCGTCAAGTCTTTTCCCAAGGAAAGCCCATCGCCAGCCGACGGTCAAGGGGGCAACCCCAATCTCGAAAGCCTCGGTTGGAGGGAGTCGGACGATGATCACCCAGAGTTTGAGAAGCACGCCGAAGCGACGAATATCGAGGTCTTTTACGACCTCTTTTTTGCTGCAATTCTGTGCGTCTTTGCAGAGGTGCAAGATGTAACCAACTTGCAACAGCTCAACAGCTTCATCGCTTACTTtgtgctgctgtggctgggCAATTGGGCTCTATTGGGCCTCTTCGATGTCCGCTTCATAACGGATAGTATTTTTG AACGATCCATACGAGCGGTGCATTTTGGTGTCATGGTTGGCTTTGCAGTTGTTGCACCAACGTGGTCCCTATACGAAAATAAATCCCAGACATACCGAACCCTCTCCCTTATCCTCATGGCGTCTCGGCTTGCCATGGCCTCACAATACGGATCCATCATGTGGCACATTCGAAGATTCAAGAAAACCAGGCTACCcatggggatgatggtggcatTAAATCTTGTTTCTGCCATCATCTATCTCGGCGTTGCATTTGCCTTCAAGGACGGCACAGACAGCAAGCTATACGCCATTTGGTTCATCATGATCGGCCTGGAGACCCTCATCACCATTGTCTTATCCCTTAAGTTTCAAGTTCTGAGCTTCTCAGGCACGCATGTCGTCTCCCGCATGTCGCTTCTCAGCTACATCTTCATGGGCGAAGGGATCATCACCGTCCTGAGCGCCGTCACCAAGGTTGTGATAAATCACAATTCGTGGACAAGCGCCACAATAGGTAACGTGGCCGCGGGAATCTCCAACCTCTACCTCATTTACATGATCTACTTTGACTGGAGGAGGAACCTGAGGATGCCGCTTTATAAAGAGCTTCTGTGGTCATTCCTCCAtttccccttccacctctttTTAAAGCTTTTCATCCTCGGCTCATCGCAGTTTGTCATCTGGTGGAAAGTTATCGAAACTTATCTCTCTACCAACAAGATGTTCATGACCGCCTTGAAGGCAGGGGATGACCCCGGCTTCAATGTGACCACATCGTGGTTCGTCTCAACCATCAACGGAACTCTCAACGAGGTGTTTCAGCTCTACAGGCCAAAATATGATGTAACCCCTCAATCGATCAGCGATGGGTTGGCATTGCTCATGGAAATCCCCGATGACTTCTGGGCCACAGTCCACGATGTACCAGAAGAGGAATTCTTGAACAATGAAACAGTCAgccacatcatcaacgcctTGGCGGAACTGCTTACTGCTATGCAGAATTCACTCTTTGCAACATTCAATGTCAACGGGTACTCGGCCTTTGAAGGTAGCGACGAGGTTTTCAAGAACGCTGCGGAACTAGAGGAACGGGTTTGGGAGCTGAACTGGGGCAAGTTCAAGCTCGTTTTCACCTACGCCTACGTCGCCGCGGGGCTCACACTCATCACAATGAACCTCCTCTACATCGTCTCTCGCAACGGAGGCTGGACTCCCTTCAACTATGTCCGCAAAGGTCTCAACTTCCTCATTGGCGTCGGCCTTTGCCTGGTCACGTTGATAACCCTCAACACAGAGCAGGTCCTTCAACTCTGGGGGACACCCTGGCCGTTGCCGATTCTTGTCATTACCCTCTTTGTCGTTCTCATCCTTAACCATCTGCCTCAGCCACCACCGATTTTCTTCAATGGAGCCAACACCAAGCGCCTGGGTGGTGACAAGcggaagaagcagaagacCGGGTGGGGTGTTGTCAGGCAGATGGGCTTCAGAACTGGAGCTGCGCCGGCTGAGAAGGATACCGG GTGCGAGTTCATCATGAATGGTCTGAATATGAAGCTCGAGCTTACATCCGTGGACGTTTAA
- a CDS encoding uncharacterized protein (CAZy:AA7; COG:C; EggNog:ENOG503NZ5Q), which yields MVRVLAILGAIAFGLGCANATVFPYTSVCEQINGNLTSASDVIFPIQAVTYQKETQHWFLSSDQNPSCVVRVGSSQDISRVLQIIRDTKTPFAVQSGGHASNPGFSSTTGVHISLSLLDQVVLSPDKKTAEIGFGQTWADVYDKLEPHGLNVVGGRVIGPGIGGFTLGGGYSWKTNQFGLTCDTVELFNIVLPNGTVTTASPSYNQDLFFALKGGKNRFGIVTSAIFRTHPQGRVWGGLRIYPSTSVPALLNATRLFQTENTDPKAGLITTLEGGALGTTALVLMFYDGPEKPPIFDLFDGIPFLVSGTLPNRKWTNFIASFPAELKLNLRGTFASVSTSTLTSRFLDAIKNETDSIGLTKGLKTGTTVSYDIEPFTQYGVHATDSAFPHADSPLPLNLYFSWASAAHDEYWYNRMKQSIATLKQVAIEEGIYSESFTSYPNYAISGTTAEELYGEANAERLREIRDIYDPEKVMDLAGGFEI from the exons ATGGTTCGTGTTCTGGCCATTCTCGGAGCCATCGCCTTCGGCCTCGGCTGTGCGAATGCCACTGTCTTCCCATACACATCAGTTTGCGAACAAATCAACGGAAATCTCACCAGTGCGAGTGATGTGATCTTCCCAA TCCAGGCGGTCACGTACCAGAAAGAGACCCAACATTGGTTCCTATCCTCAGATCAAAACCCTTCCTGTGTGGTTCGCGTTGGGTCCAGTCAAGATATCTCCAGAGTTCTTCAGATCATCCGAGACACAAAGACCCCTTTTGCCGTCCAGTCTGGGGGCCATGCCTCCAATCCAGGCTTCTCTAGCACCACAGGCGTCCACATTTCCCTATCACTACTGGACCAGGTAGTCCTTTCTCCCGACAAGAAGACGGCGGAAATTGGGTTCGGCCAG ACCTGGGCCGATGTTTATGACAAGCTTGAACCACACGGACTCAACGTCGTAGGAGGGAGGGTGATTGGACCTGGTATCGGTGGCTTCACTCTAGGAGGCGGCTATTCATG GAAGACGAATCAGTTCGGGCTTACCTGTGATACGGTCGAGCTCTTCAACATTGTCCTTCCG AACGGCACAGTCACCACGGCGAGCCCAAGTTACAATCAAGACCTATTCTTTGCCCTCAAGGGCGGCAAGAATCGCTTTGGTATTGTGACCTCGGCAATTTTCCGAACTCACCCTCAAGGTCGAGTCTGGGGTGGACTCCGTATCTACCCCTCTACCTCTGTCCCAGCCCTTCTCAACGCCACGCGTCTCTTTCAAACGGAGAACACGGACCCCAAGGCGGGACTCATCACCACTCTCGAGGGTGGCGCCCTTGGCACTACGGCGCTTGTTCTCATGTTTTACGATGGCCCTGAGAAGCCCCCCATTTTCGACCTCTTCGATGGCATCCCTTTTCTGGTTAGCGGGACGCTCCCCAATCGCAAGTGGACCAACTTCATCGCCAGCTTTCCCGCCGAGCTGAAGCTGAACCTCCGGGGAACCTTCGCCAGCGTGTCGACTTCGACACTGACCTCGAGGTTCCTAGACGCCATCAAGAATGAGACGGACTCGATTGGGTTGACCAAGGGCTTGAAGACCGGCACGACAGTGTCATACGACATAGAACCTTTCACCCAGTACGGTGTACATGCCACCGACAGCGCTTTCCCCCACGCTGACTCCCCTCTGCCT CTGAATCTTTACTTCTCCTGGGCCAGCGCTGCCCACGATGAGTATTGGTATAACCGGATGAAGCAGTCAATTGCTACGCTTAAGCAGGTGGCTATTGAGGAGGGTATCTACTCAGAATCTTTCACTTCGTATCCAAACTATGCGATCTCGGGGACAACGGCAGAGGAGCTCTACGGCGAGGCTAATGCGGAGAGACTGAGAGAAATTAGAGACATCTATGACCCCGAAAAGGTCATGGATCTTGCGGGGGGATTTGAGATTTGA
- a CDS encoding uncharacterized protein (EggNog:ENOG503P39F; COG:S), whose protein sequence is MSSCTTCSKPAFEFPLKRCAKCTLTEYCSRECQKQDWKAHKKICGKPGQPRAEGRPFANSMHSQPHMEGNNSFGQLNQGSWLHGRPEKMSTNYSSVYTASALMTNTTLKETPMRMASTVAPGTPSNLFAAS, encoded by the coding sequence ATGTCCTCCTGCACCACTTGCAGCAAGCCAGCCTTCGAGTTCCCTCTGAAGCGGTGTGCCAAGTGTACACTCACCGAATATTGTTCCCGCGAGTGCCAAAAACAGGACTGGAAAGCTCACAAAAAAATCTGCGGCAAGCCAGGCCAGCCCAGGGCCGAAGGACGCCCTTTTGCCAACAGCATGCATTCCCAGCCTCACATGGAGGGTAATAACTCCTTCGGCCAACTCAACCAAGGTTCCTGGCTGCATGGCCGCCCTGAAAAGATGTCTACAAACTACTCGTCGGTGTATACCGCCTCCGCGCTGATGACCAATACAACTTTGAAGGAGACGCCGATGAGGATGGCCTCTACGGTGGCGCCAGGGACTCCATCGAACCTTTTCGCCGCTTCCTAA
- a CDS encoding uncharacterized protein (EggNog:ENOG503P8MJ) — protein sequence MRRRTNKQQLPALSFSPFLNFSSRSNSPSVPLNRTVPLKMAFITRLVSITNFAVATTALCFQVTVLYPWHKQLDEDFEALKTEHLKVLDAINKLTGSQLKPVEPAHPRKGSSLWEKISGR from the exons ATGCGTCGCCGCACTAATAAACAGCAACTCCCCGCTCTATCGTTTTCTCCCTTCTTGAACTTTTCTTCAAGGTCCAACTCCCCCTCAGTTCCGCTCAACCGGACAGTCCC ATTAAAAATGGCCTTCATCACCAGGCTTGTCAGCATCACGAACTTTGCCGTTGCCACTACAGCGCTGTGTTTCCAGGTGACCGTTTTATATCCGTGGCATAAGCAGCTCGACGAGGACTTTGAGGCGCTCAAGACAGAACACCTGAAGGTACTGGATGCCATCAACAAGCTGACGGGGAGTCAACTTAAACCCGTCGAACCCGCCCATCCTCGAAAGGGATCCAGTCTGTGGGAGAAGATCTCAGGCCGATAA
- a CDS encoding uncharacterized protein (COG:O; MEROPS:MER0364556; EggNog:ENOG503Q4W3) — protein MPHYRNSLNLNQQKILFLREWTASDGKSFSLGGDFIMNDMALVELLFLSLFTIPGVHALPPRKGIAWPAPVPASSVPPIEWSDIGAPIFQPSSDFPQAQHSSSKKVSAANIKVASSSLPPVVDWRNRSGVNFITTTQDQGVCQSCWAFAVTALIESQVRIEHSVWSKRSEADVHDGIGAICETTGSAEATLQYVAGNTNSSTHGGEKPGIADWACDPYQDSTTAHVHCSDRSGRTTHIGNFQAIGAIEDQKRWLHEYGPIVATFILYDNFGEWKPDPTNPHHVYAWDGASGNTGNHIALVVGYDDERGAWIMKNSWGKAWGDGGFVYFAYDNANIDIWVKYGLRNVNPDPWTRRRHQSGNMMQSGDGETHRNFELLLSDPVKGIRHISRNGDTGEWIEVSQLSSDEGVGVLGQPSIIGTSRNRDFHAVAVTEDKSIQQWTYTDKKWSQVSSLGQSKVDGFTGFTQIDDGSLLLVVRHIDGTLNEYRQEPQSTAWKMMQSPIAKNITQSGASLVQSNIGFDMYDLSGNSDGNLYTVAVRKNGKMQTFWREGKSDTWNEGEAFGEGVPGDAVPVMIQDNFDTKDETTPCGFQLVVAVNGSVEHWRWRPQMGEQWEMIQRVTAGPGQEVKQVWSLVQGSSAGKMHMITESREGMVDYWEWDGMWSLIDKLDV, from the exons ATGCCGCATTATAGAAATAGTTTAAATTTAAATCAACAAAAGATTCTCTTTTTGCGTGAATGGACGGCATCTGATGGAAAAAGTTTCTCTCTTGGAGGCGATTTCATCATGAACGACATGGCTTTGGTTGAGCTGCTGTTTCTTTCGCTTTTTACAATACCAGGCGTCCATGCGCTTCCTCCGCGCAAAGGTATAGCGTGGCCTGCCCCAGTCCCTGCTTCTTCAGTACCCCCCATTGAGTGGAGTGACATTGGAGCTCCCATCTTTCAGCCATCGAGCGACTTTCCCCAGGCTCAACACTCGTCAAGCAAGAAAGTTTCTGCCGCAAACATCAAAGTTGCCTCGAGTTCTCTACCACCCGTGGTAGACTGGCGCAACCGATCAGGGGTcaacttcatcaccaccactcaaGACCAAGGAGTCTGCCAGTCTTGCTGGGCCTTTGCCGTGACAGCCCTCATCGAATCCCAAGTCAGGATAGAACACTCTGTCTGGTCAAAGCGAAGCGAGGCAGACGTTCACGATGGTATCGGGGCGATTTGTGAGACTACCGGCAGTGCAGAAGCGACACTGCAGTATGTTGCAGGGAATACTAACTCCTCGACCCACGGGGGTGAGAAGCCAGGCATTGCTGACTGGGCGTGCGATCCCTATCAAGACAGTACAACAGCGCATGTCCACTGTAGTGACCGGTCGGGGAGAACTACGCATATCGGGAATTTCCAAGCTATTGGTGCCATCGAGGATCAAAAGAGGTGGCTCCATGAGTACGGACCTATCGTGGCAACATTTATCCTGTATGACAACTTTGGTGAGTGGAAGCCTGACCCAACGAATCCACATCATGTGTATGCGTGGGACGGTGCATCAGGCAATACGGGCAACCACATCGCCCTGGTGGTTGGTTATGATGATGAAAGAGGGGCGTGGATCATGAAGAATTCTTGGGGCAAGGCCTGGGGTGACGGAGGGTTTGTTTATTTTGC ATACGATAATGCGAACATCGATATTTGGGTCAAATATGGCCTCAGAAACGTTAACCCCGACCCTTGGACTCGGAGGAGGCACCAAAGCGGGAACATGATGCAGTCCGGGGACGGAGAGACTCATAGGAACTTTGAGCTGCTTTTGTCTGATCCGGTCAAGGGCATTAGACACATCTCGAGGAACGGCGACACTGGTGAATGGATCGAGGTGTCACAGCTGTCAAGCGATGAGGGTGTGGGTGTCCTTGGTCAGCCGTCCATCATTGGAACCTCCAGAAATCGAGACTTCCATGCTGTGGCTGTTACTGAGGATAAAAGCATACAGCAGTGGACCTACACGGACAAGAAGTGGTCGCAGGTGTCGAGCCTGGGGCAATCGAAAGTGGATGGATTCACGGGATTCACGCAGATTGATGACGGGTCCTTGCTACTTGTAGTAAGGCATATCGATGGGACTTTAAATGAG TACCGGCAAGAGCCTCAGTCCACAGCCTGGAAAATGATGCAGTCGCCAATTGCAAAGAACATCACCCAGAGTGGTGCAAGCCTTGTGCAATCCAACATTGGATTCGACATGTATGATCTTTCCGGAAACTCTGACGGCAATCTTTACACAGTTGCCGTTCGGAAAAACGGCAAGATGCAAACGTTCTGGAGAGAAGGAAAGTCGGACACATGGAATGAGGGCGAGGCTTTCGGAGAAGGAGTCCCAGGGGACGCAGTTCCCGTCATGATCCAGGACAATTTTGACACAAAGGATGAGACTACTCCGTGCGGCTTTCAGTTGGTTGTTGCCGTTAATGGGTCTGTGGAGCACTGGCGATGGCGTCCACAAATGGGAGAACAGTGGGAAATGATCCAAAGGGTAACAGCTGGCCCGGGTCAAGAGGTAAAACAAGTCTGGAGTCTGGTGCAAGGGAGCTCCGCTGGGAAAATGCATATGATTACCGAAAGTCGAGAAGGCATGGTTGACTATTGGGAATGGGATGGAATGTGGTCGCTGATCGATAAGTTGGACGTGTAG
- a CDS encoding uncharacterized protein (EggNog:ENOG503P09C; COG:T), translating into MSFTRSPSNTHVTRKPPTEKPRSSWSTLHFDVDAHVNPFFPSSFLPRFPRAVAHFLGYRTPHPPAAHPKPPLGNIPMIFWAVVGIFSSLALIGAVGQEIPAFGEKGVPVIIGSFGAAAVLDFYAIESPLAQPRNAILGQILASITGIIVCKLFALLGPEEFERVRWLGGALSCGLATAVMALTGTVHPPAGATALMAVVDDDVSRLGWYVLVPVSLGCGLMLIVALLVNNIQRRFPFYWWSPSETGLFWNQAARREQQRQKEEESRPRLEKPGASATSSTDSERGMGEDAEVVIKRGEVIIPEGITLRPEEVLWLETISQRL; encoded by the exons ATGTCCTTCACCCGCTCACCCTCCAACACGCACGTAACCCGAAAACCACCCACCGAGAAGCCAAGGTCGTCATGGTCAACACTCCACTTCGATGTTGACGCCCACGTCAACCCGTTCTTTCCTTCCTCATTCCTGCCCCGCTTTCCCCGGGCCGTGGCGCACTTCCTCGGGTACCGcacccctcatcctccagcGGCGCATCCGAAGCCACCACTGGGCAATATTCCCATGATATTCTGGGCCGTGGTGGGGATATTCAGCAGCTTGGCCTTGATCGGGGCGGTAGGGCAGGAGATCCCGGCGtttggggagaagggagTGCCGGTTATCATTGGGAGTTTT GGTGCTGCCGCCGTGCTGGACTTTTACGCAATCGAGTCGCCGCTTGCCCAGCCCCGCAACGCCATCCTCGGTCAGATATTAGCCAGTATCACGGGGATTATCGTCTGTAAACTGTTCGCCTTGCTGGGGCCGGAGGAGTTTGAGCGTGTTCGATGGCTGGGAGGGGCGCTGTCATGCGGTCTCGCCACGGCGGTTATGGCCCTGACGGGAACGGTGCACCCGCCTGCTGGAGCCACGGCTCTGATGGcagtggtggatgatgatgtgagCAGGCTAGGGTGGTATGTGTTGGTGCCTGTCTCACTGGGGTGTGGCCTCATGCTGATAGTGGCCCTGCTTGTTAACAACATTCAGCGGAGGTTCCCATTCTACTGGTGGTCACCTAGTGAGACGGGGTTGTTCTGGAACCAAGCGGCGAGACGGGAGCAACAGAgacaaaaagaagaggaaagcAGGCCAAGGCTGGAAAAACCTGGGGCATCGGCCACCAGCAGCACTGATTCTGAAagagggatgggggaggatgcCGAGGTGGTCATCAAACGTGGGGAGGTCATAATACCCGAGGGGATCACATTGCGGCCTGAGGAGGTGCTGTGGTTGGAGACCATCAGTCAACGGTTATGA
- the RHOBTB1 gene encoding Rho-related BTB domain-containing protein 1 (COG:B; EggNog:ENOG50KOG0393) gives MAETAGLAIGVIGLAGLFTTCAGCYQLVRRGARLERDFKLLETKFDNQELRLLSWGKACGLSGMGMEQYDKRLDDPVLRSRVTATLECIKDLFQDESLLRNRYGLVPPKQRGSNRAPALQLLGSSSLGTSRPFFFWKKQQRASRLWNTASWAISDREHFAQLIQHLKDLNDDLEAMTRCFGDIALKQRHIVEVEISEVDDLETLEEIALASQNDEDLISDTVSLRLNSIRSASIRKGHDVETSVSTIDETLTFNQDRAFQPASPLKESPIRTKFKCVVVGDRNAGKTRLLSAFAYNRLPGPYSPTVFDSCVIGCQVDGVDLQLELKDTSGQEDYDKLRPFSYNGADVVLLCFRAENPTAAKDAILGKWTWEIKSYCPEVPLVLVGLKNPDEDAAAGPFQEPQDSDDFVPLCITKDIGATSYFFCDPETGFGVRELLEFTLRTAVRSNQPPPATPTRVKRRSRVTEIVKDFMGQQNDG, from the exons ATGGCCGAAACGGCCGGCCTCGCTATTGGTGTGATAGGGCTGGCAGGCCTATTCACAACATGCGCCGGGTGTTATCAGTTGGTTCGGCGGGGAGCTCGATTGGAAAGGGACTTTAAGCTGCTCGAGACGAAATTCGACAACCAAGAGCTACGATTACTCTCTTGGGGCAAGGCTTGTGGCTTATCGGGGATGGGCATGGAGCAGTACGACAAACGACTCGATGATCCCGTGCTACGATCAAGAGTAACAGCCACTCTGGAGTGTATCAAGGACCTATTCCAGGATGAGTCGCTTCTCAGAAATCGATATGGGCTGGTGCCACCAAAGCAGCGTGGTAGCAATCGTGCACCGGCCCTACAATTGTTGGGTTCAAGCTCCCTGGGTACAAGCcgcccttttttcttctggaAGAAACAACAAAGAGCCTCCCGACTTTGGAATACCGCTTCGTGGGCTATTTCGGACAGAGAACATTTTGCACAACTGATCCAGCATCTTAAAGATTTGAACGACGATCTTGAAGCCATGACTCGCTGCTTCGGAGATATCGCTCTCAAACAACGCCATAtcgttgaggttgagataTCCGAAGTTGACGATCTAGAGACACTGGAAGAGATTGCTCTTGCCTCACAAAACGACGAAGATCTCATCTCTGATACCGTCAGTCTGCGTCTCAACTCGATCCGCTCCGCTAGCATCCGGAAAGGACACGACGTCGAGACTTCTGTGTCAACCATCGACGAAACTTTGACCTTCAACCAAGATCGGGCTTTCCAACCCGCCTCTCCACTCAAAGAGTCCCCGATTCGCACGAAATTCAAGTGTGTGGTTGTAGGGGACCGAAATGCGGGCAAAACACGCCTTCTCAGCGCTTTCGCATATAACAGACTTCCAGGACCATACAGCCCAACAGTCTTTGATAGCTGCGTCATCGGCTGCCAAGTAGACGGAGTCGACCTTCAACTTGAGCTGAAAGACACGTCAGGACAGGAAGACTACGACAAACTGAGACCTTTCTCATACAACGGGGCTGACGTAGTTCTTTTGTGCTTCCGCGCCGAGAATCCTACCGCCGCTAAAGACGCGATCCTGGGAAAGTGGACATGGGAAATTAAAAGCTATTGTCCGGAGGTACCCCTTGTGTTGGTTGGACTGAAGAATCCAGATGAAGACGCAGCCGCCGGTCCATTCCAAGAACCGCAAGACTCGGATGACTTCGTCCCTCTCTGCATTACAAAGGACATTGGAGCCACAAGCTACTTTTTTTGTGATCCAGAGACTGGATTTGGGGTGCGCGAACTACTAGAATTC ACGTTGCGAACCGCTGTTCGGTCTAACCAaccgccaccagcaacaccgaCTCGCGTTAAAAGGAGAAGTAGGGTCACGGAAATTGTAAAGGACTTTATGGGGCAGCAGAATGATGGATGA